The genome window ACATTTCTTGATAGTAGGAAACCTTTAGTAAAGAATGCTATAGCTATAAATTGCAAAGCAGCCACTGCAGTCAAGTAAAGGACGTATAATGTATGTGACTGTCTAAATTTCAAGAACCTAATCTTGTAGATGCTTAATTGTTCCATTCTATTTCTAATCATCGTAACAGGACAAAAGTCATCTAGAATTGTGAATATTTACGTAGGCGTTTCTGTTGAAATGagtttttttctttataaaGAACGGTTACTATGTATGATATAAGAAATTGGAATATCtagtttattatattgatcTTAAACCGATTAATTTAAGATGTAACCTTTTTAGATAGCCCTATATATAATTcagtgaaaaaaatgatagcAAAAGACACGGGAACCCTATCATAACCCTACAAAATAAACCCTAAATCAGGCAACACAATTGCATTAAGACCATTCTCTCCGCAGAGAAGAGAAAGGTTTCACGTTAGCAAATTCAGTTAGTAAGTGTGCATATAGATCAGGAAACATGCAAACAGACACATCCCCAAATAGAACCCAGAATCACTGGAGTTCGATTGCAGAAATGCGTCAAAAGAACAGATCCAATAATCAGAGGCAGTAAATGTGTTATACATGGACGATTATAGATCATTGAAACGGCAAAACAACACCGTTGCACACTGCTCTATAGACCACCAACAGCtaataaaaaagagaaaTACAATGTTTCTTGACTTATAGACCTTATATATACAAGTTGTTGCGAGTGGTGGTGAACTTGAAAGCAATTTAACCGCCCACCAAAACCACAAAAACACCAAGAAACGCAGCATTACCCGCACTGCAGCGCTGCCCAACCCAGAGACAACTAGATAGGAGAAAACCCGATGTTATTCCCCAAAGAGGTAATCCACGTGACCCTTCTGATTACCCTCCTAACGCAGCATGTGACCACCCGTCCAGAGTGATAAGACAGCAACCAAGCTACTTTTGCACCCCGCCGTCCGACGAAGGCCAAAGGGGTACGCCGCACGTGACAGCTAAAAACATCATAGTGACAAATCTGTGAgcaattttcattttttcaatttcgaACTGCTTATTGCTTGCTAATGACGGCGATACATAGTGTATTATGTAGCTGAGCATATGGAGAATGGATGGTGagtttttcaaatatttgatttaattattatgCAGCATATATATTGAACGTAAAGATTAATGAAATGTTgctatttaattttgaaaagtttcaaCTTGATATCCAAAGATTCTTGATTTGTATTGAAAATTGTTGACAATATCACTTCTCTcttacatatatatatacacacacacatattTAAAACGTTTCTTGTCATCTTTCAAAGTGCAAGGTACAGACGAAAAACGTTACATTTCTCAATACATTATTGTTCGAGGAAACAGAATCATATCCTGCAGTATACGTTTATTGTTAGCAAACACATGGCTAGTGTAAGTCATAATACGTCAAGGATTTCCATGTTGGGTCGTCCTCCTAATCTCAAAGGGTCTTCTTTCAGAAGTTGTGACAACTGTAACTGTTCTCCTGGTTTACTATCAAGAAACAATAAGCGATCATCTTTACTGTTCAGAAAGTTTGAAAACACCTTAAGTAGACAGAGATCTTCTAGtatcaatttcaatgtcAAGGGCTCCAATGCAAGTGTCTATTCTTCCGATGCCTTGTGCAAGActtcaaaagaaatcaatACCAGTGAGAGATTGGCTAGTTTACGCAAACAGATGACTAAATTCGGATTATGTTGCTATATCGTCCCTACTGAGGACGAACACCAAAGTGAATATGTCTCGGAGAAAGACGAGAGAAGGTCCTTCATTTCTGGGTTTTCTGGTTCAGCTGGTATTGCTTGCGTCACAAGGGATTTGTTGAATTTCAACGATAAGACCGATCCTATTGGAAAATCCATTTTATCGACCGATGGACGTTACTTCAATCAGGCTTTGCAAGAGCTTGATTTCAACTGGTCGTTGCTCAGACAAGGCGAGGATAAGTTGACTTGGGAGGACTGGTGTATCACTGAAGCTATTGAAATGCTAAAAGGTTTGGGTGTTAACAACACGGATAAGAAACCTTTGAAAATCGGTATTGATCCAAAGCTAATCACATATAAGGAATCTttaacttttgaaaaaaaaattagaaaatttttgGTCGACAACGGCATTATTACCGAAGAAAAAGCTGCTGAAGAAGCAAACAAATTCGTACAATTAGTTGGCGTAGAAGAAAATTTGATTGATTTAGTTTGGGGAGATTTCGAAGAAGTTCCAAACATGCCGACAAATGACTTGATTCTACTATCTGAAGACTACCATGGTGAATCGTTTGCTTCGAAACGTAGCAGGTTATTGGAGAATTTGAGGGAGAACCATCATTTGTCAGAGTCTAAGGATGACAAAAAGAGTGTCAAGAATTATTACGTTACAGTTGCTTTAGATGAAATTGCATGGTTATTGAACTTGCGCGGTTCCGATATTAAATACAACCCAGTGTTTTTCTCATACTTATTAATCAGTGACTCAGATGATGAAACTGTATTATTCTCGAATGCTAAATATGATGACAATATTtcgaaatatttgaaagataACAACATTACCGTTCAAAAATACGAAGAATTTTGGAGTTCGATAAACGATCTTGCGACCAGTGCCGCCGAATCGAGCCATTTCATCATTCCTGATAATTCGTCGTGGAACTTGGTTAGAAGCGTAGagaacaagaacaagatGATCCATTCTCCTATCAACGTTATGAAATCTGTTAAGAACGCCACAGAAATCAACAATGCTCACAAAGCACAAACAAAAGACGCACTATGCTTAATCCAATTTTTTGCTTGGTTAGAAGACAGATTAGTGAACCACGAGACTTTAATCAGTGAATATGAAGCTgctgaaaaattagaacAGATCAGAAAGGTTCAAAAGAACTTCATCGGTAACTCTTTTGAAACCATTTCTTCAAGCGGTGCCAATGCTGCCGTCATCCATTACAGTCCAACGGCCGAGTCTTCCGCCATGATCAACCCATCTAAGATTTATCTATGTGACGCCGGCTCCCAATTTCTAGAAGGTACAACCGACATCACAAGAACGATGCATCTAACAGAACCAACCCAAGAAGAAACCACAAACTACACTTTAGTCCTAAAGGGCAACTTGGCCTTAGAGAGAGCTGTGTTCCCAGAGGGCACCAACGGATACCAACTGGATTGCATAGCCAGACAATTCTTGTGGGAACGCGGCCTGGATTACAGACATGGCACGGGTCATGGCATCGGTGCCACTCTGAATGTGCACGAAGGTCCCATTGGCATCCAACTAAAACCACATCTAGTGGATTTCCCCTTGGCTGCCGGCAACATCATCAGTAACGAGCCAGGGTATTACAAGGACGGTGAATACGGTATAAGAATCGAGAATGACATCTTGGTCAAAGAGACGGAGCCATCGATGCGCTTCGGCGATAAGAAGTTTTTCTGTTTCGAGAACATGACTCTGGTGCCATACTGCAGAAAGTTGATAGACGTCAGTTTACTAGACCCTGTGGAGTTGAAACAAGTGAATGATTACAACAGAAAGATCTGGGACAGCCTAGTCAACTACCTACAACCCCAAAGTATCACGTTCAAATATCTAAAGAGAGAAACCTCCccattataattttaaataaacataTGTATCTATGAAAGAAATAAGGTAagctatatatatatgaaagCGCTCTGCATAGAGTGAGGTATATACGAGTAAGGGATCtgtatctatatatatgtagtCCCTGTCCATGAGTGATATCTACATGGTTCAGGGGGGTGTTGTttcttgaataatattacaCTAATAATAGATCTAGTAACCGATCCCCCTGATTATGCCTCAAGAGAATGAgttattttagaaaatgacTGTTTCGAAATCAACCGGCCAGTAATGTAATGCCGTTAGTCTACTAGATCCTTTTCCTCCTTGGGTAACACTTTACAAGCGGTTACTAAAACTCCGACAGTCTTAGTGTACTCCATCACAGCTCGTCCACAATGATGCCATTGGGCTTGTGTGTGCGTTGTCCAAGGTACCCTTCCTTGCGCCTGCGGGACTCCGAACATCGACGACTGGCTGCCTGGTTCCGTGGATGCCACTATTGTCCACGGAACGGGGCCCAAGCTGCTACCCCGACGTATATTTCCGAGGCCATCGGTGCGTCAATTTACTGTTAGACGGACGAGCGCTTGCAGAAGTTCGGTAAAGGCGCAGTTCTCCGGCAAAACGCTGTTGTTTCcagaaaaaaagaaactaaaAGAAAGCGTTTCCTTGTCGGTCGTGCGTTGTTTTGTGAGACTCCCCACCTAAAGGCGAAGATGATCCGTATACGACCAGTGGAGTTCTGTTCCCTGGACGCGCAGTCGCCGGTGCGGCGACGCTAAACGGCCGCGTCCCAAACGTAACGTGCAATAGCCCTTTCTGCGCGGAAACACTGATACTGCCATTGCCCACTTCTCTCCGTTTTTTTCTTGGCCAAGGTCGCAAACATCAGCCCGTCACTTCCAGAGAATGTAACCGCGCGCAGAAGAAGCCCGCAGCAGACCGTGCATACAACCGaaacaaagaaagaaaaaagaaaaaaaacagGAAGCAATCACGCATAACACAGCAATTACGGATGACGTCCACGGACACTTCTCCATGTTTGGTTCGCTTACAAATGCGACGTGGGCTTTCGCACTACCTCGTTGATTTCAGTCCTTACAACTAATTTTCGATTCTTCTATAACGATATCGAATTTTAATTCACTGTAATGTTTTTAACagtgataattttttttcaaacaaTAGGACGATGGATGAGCTCTAACatcatatataaacaagCGATATATTAAGTACATAGGTGTTTTTAGAAGGATACTCTTTTCTCGTTGAATCGTTTTCGTAAATTCACTTTCTAACAGATTTGATTGCAAAAGGTTtgtttgaataatatatacatatacatatacacactattaaaaattaattatggCGACTTCTTCTGTTTCTACTGACAAGGAAGGAATCGATACTGTGTTCACGGGAAGTTCAAGTTCCCGTAGTGTCGTGGAAGACATACAGGCTTTTGATATGGAAAATGGTGCGGCGGTAAAGGAAGGTGAGGACGGCAACGCCGGGTTTCCTGACATTGCTCTAACTAGAAAGGATTCAATCGCTTCCGCTGCTCAGTCTAAAGTCGGTTCAAATAGACAATTGTCGAGAATCCTTACTGGTTCCAACCCAGTCGGTGTTGATGACGAGGACAACGATATTTCTGAGCCAGATTATACCGATGTCCCTGCTATGGGTGGTGACAGACCATACCCCCCACCATTACCAAAACAGGACTTATTCGAAGTCACTTTCGACGGTCCTGATGATCCAATACATCCATTCAACTGGCCGCTTAGGAAAAAAGTTATTCTATGTGTCATTTTATGTTTAGATTGTATTGCCATCTCAATGGGTTCCTCGATTTTCGGTAATGGTATTGCACAACTTAGAGAGGAATACGGTATCGCTACCGTTGTTGGTATCTTAGGTGTCACCTTATATGTCTTAGGTTTTGCTGCTTCTCCTGTCATTTATGCGCCATTATCTGAAATCTACGGTAGAAAGGGTGTCATCATTATCTCAGCTTTTGGGTTTTCCATTTTCCAATTTGCAGTCGCAACCGCTGAAAATCTGCAGACCATCTTTATCTGTAGATTCTTCGGTGGTCTAATTGGCGCCGCTCCAATGGCCGTCGTCCCGGCTGCGTTTGCCGACATGTTTGACAACAACATGAGAGGTAAAGCCATTTCCTTGTTCTCTTTAGGTGTGTTCGTCGGCCCCGTGTTGGGTCCAGTCATCGGCTCTTACATTGTCCAACACACTACTTGGAGATGGTTGGAATACGTAATCGGTTGTTTTTCGGCATtgatttttgttttgatttGTATCTTCATGGAAGAAACTCATCACCCAACCATTTTGGTCAACAAAGCTATAATGATGAGAAAAAAGACCAACAACTGGGGTATCCATGCTGCTCACGAAACCGTTGAGTTGTCTATCAGGGATATTGTTCAAAACACAATCACCAGACCAATTATCATGCTGGCAACCGAGCctgttttattaattatcaCCATTTACAACTCTTTTGTTTACGGTATTCTGTATTTGATGTTAGAAGCTTATCCAATTGTTTTTGTTGAAGGGTACGGATTTTTAGTTAATGGTGAATTGCCATACATTGCTTTAATTGTTGGTATTTTAATCTGTACTGTCTTCTTGTGGAAGTTTGAAGAGTACTACTTAAAGAAATGTAGAGAGGCAGGTGGTTTAGTTCCTGAAATCAGATTATACCCAATCATCTATTCGGGTGTTGTTTTCGCTATCGGTATTTTATGGTTCTGCTGGACTGGTTACTATCCAAAGAAGATCCACTTCATGGTTCCAACCGTTGCCGGTGCTTTCATTGGTTTCGGTTTGTTTGGTATTTTCTTACCATGTTTGAACTACATCATTGAATCTTACTTATTTGTCGCTGCTTCTGCCGTTGCTGCTAACACATTTTTGAGATCTGGGTTTGGTGCTGTCTTCCCACTGTTCACCAACTACATGTTCCACGGCATGGGTGTCGGTTGGGCTGGTTTATTGCTGGGTCTATTTGCCTTCGCCATGGTTCCCGTTCCAATTTTCCTAGTGAAGTACGGTAAAAGAATTAGAGTCAAATCCAAGTATGCATACTCTGGTTAGTTTACGTAAAAAAAACAGACTAAGAAAAAGcgaagaaaataataataataatacaataaaaGTTCTGAGAAGAGGGTATGTTAAATGCAATACCAATGTAAGGAAAAATATCCGTTTATTACTTGAtttgtttctttcttttcttttattatttcatttccTCAAAGTTTCACACTTTGCATTTTCCCCTTATATCTAATAAGTTATCGATCATACAAGGTCAACTCGATACGGGAACTTTCACACCCTTCCAAGAGatttaactttatttaaTCAACATTTCATACACATTCAGCATATCTAAATACCTAATAtgattaatattttttaatttttttgttttcattcTAAATAACTAAAGATGCATTCGATGCTTACAATATGAATGCCGTGGTGATAACACTCCCTTACACATTAACAAAAGTAGCTTGACCATTGCGTTGCTAAAACCATTCTTGGTTCTGTTCCTAGTGGTTATTGCATACTCTTGTGTTGTATCTACAATGATATCCCAACCGTTACCCGCACGTACACTATTTTGTTACTCGAGAGAACTGGAAAGAACTGGAAAGATCGAGTTCGTAACAATACCGCTTCAATTTTCAACCCACTGTACGTGCATTTCTTTGCTGATGGCCATTTAAAGGGTACGTTTATTTTCagtattgttttatttttactatGGGGAGAGGGGAGGAGAGGGTTCAACGGCCCCTATCCCCATAGTATGAAATTTCACAGtgcaaaaaaattatattcaaagtTCAAGATAGTCAGTTGTAGGTAATGTTTGGGGAACTTTGAAGGATGGATATGCAGTAAATAATTTCGATCACTATTTACCTCAGTTGTTTCTCTAAAATGGGTTGCATCGTGTTCTGTTCTTGTACAACAAAGGGGGTTTTGGTTGTCAATTctaaaattcttttatgTAGAATAAATTTTTGGCAACTTCTAGTAACTGCTAGTAATTTCTTGTATTACTGCAACATCACATTGTTACACTTTCAATACAGAGGGATATACATAtgttgaaaagaaagacaACATTTCAgaatatacatatataaagaggtgaaattgttgttagaataatttttctttttagtCAACTTCTCTTATCACTTTTTAATCTTGTTcgtttcaatttttaatagTTACCTATATAAGACTAATACGAAATCATTTCACAAAGAAGATAGTAAGAAGTTAATAAAACTTTTCAACTTagataaagaaattattgaaaatgaacGACGAAATGCAATTTACTGAAAGAGCGTTAAATGTTTTGACTATTGGTCAAAAGTTGGCTACTGATCATCAGCATGCTCAATTACAACCAATTCATATTTTAGCTGCTTTTATCGAGACTCCTGAAGATGGTTCCACTCCgtatcttcaaaatttaattgaaaaagctCGTTATGACTATTcgaattttaaaaaaattgtaaacAGAACATTGGTTAAAGTTCCACAACAACATCCAGCTCCAGCACAAATTACTCCTTCATATGCACTTGGACAAGTATTGCAAGATGCTGCTAAGattcaaaaacaacaaaaggACTCCTTTATTGCTCAGGATCACATCCTATTTGCACTATTAAACGATGCTTCCATAAAACAGCTGTTTAAGGAAGCTCAAATTGAGACCGAAGCAGTCAAACAACAAGCCCTTGAATTGAGAGGTAACCAAAGAATAGATTCCAGAGGGGCCGATACAAATACACCACTAGAATACTTGACCAAATATGCAATTGATATGACAGAAGAGGCCAGACTAGGTAAGCTGGATCCAGTTATCGGcagagaagaagaaattagaGGCACAATCAGAGTGCTAGCAAGAAGAATCAAATCCAACCCATGTTTGATTGGTGAACCGGGTATCGGTAAAACTGCCATTATCGAAGGTGTTGCGCAAAGAATTATCGATGATGACGTTCCAACGATCTTACAGAACTCTAAATTATTCAGTTTAGATCTAGCGGCACTAACTGCTGGTGCTAAATATAAGGGTGAATTCGAAGAGAGATTGAAAGGTGTTATCAAGGAAATTGAAGATTCGAAAGTTtccattattttattcattgaCGAAATTCATATGTTGATGGGTAACGGTAAAGATGATGCTGCCAACATTTTGAAACCAGCTTTATCAAGAAGCGGGTTGAAGGTCATTGGTGCTACCACCAACAACGAATACAGATccattattgaaaaagatGGTGCTTTTGAAAGAAGATTCCAAAAGATTGAGGTTTCAGAACCAACAACCAGACAAACTGTTGCCATTTTAAGAGGGTTACAACAAAAGTATGAAATCCATCATGGTGTAAGAATTCTAGATAGCGCTTTAGTTACTGCATCTCAATTAGCCAAAAGGTATTTGCCATACAGAAGATTACCTGATTCTGCCTTGGATTTAGTTGATATTTCCTGTGCTGGTGTAGCTGTTGCAAGAGACTCCAAACCAGAAGAATTAGATTCTAAGGAACGTCAATTGCAATTATTGCAAGTCGAAATCCAAGCTTTAGAAAGAGACAAGGACGCTGACTCAACGACCAAAGAAAGATTGCAAAAGGCTAAGCAAGGTGAAGCCTCTTTGATTGAAGAGCTAGAACCACTAAGAAAACGATACGAAGAAGAACGACACGGTCACCAAGAGCTAACCGATGCCAAGAAGAAATTAGAAGAGTTAGAGAACAAGGCATTGGATGCGGAAAGAAGAAACGATACAGGCACTGTTGCTGATTTAAGATATTTCGCTATTCCAGATATTCAAAAGCATATCCAAGAATTAGAAGACCAGGTTGCCGACGAACAATCTCGTGCCGGTGCCAATTCCATGGTGCAAAACGTCGTCGACTCTGACACCATTGCTGAGACCGCTGCAAGATTAACTGGTATCCCAGTGAAAAAACTAACCGAGAGTGAAAATGAGAAGCTAATCCATATGGAGAAGGACTTATCCTCCCAAGTTGTTGGCCAATTGGAAGCAGTCAAAGCAGTCTCGAATGCTGTCAGATTGACAAGGTCTGGCCTAGCAAACCCAAGACAGCCTGCTTCTTTCCTATTCTTAGGTCTATCCGGCTCCGGTAAGACTGAATTAGCCAAGAAGATTGCCGGATTTTTATTCAACGACGAAGACATGATCATCAGAGTCGATTGTTCTGAACTGAGTGAAAAACACTCTGTCTCGAAATTATTAGGTACCACTGCCGGTTATGTTGGTTTCGAAGAAGGGGGGTTCCTAACAAACCAACTTCAATACAAGCCATACTCTGTGATCTTATTTGACGAAGTTGAGAAAGCCCACCCTGACGTACTGACAGTGCTGCTACAGATGCTAGACGATGGTAGAATTACGTCAGGCCAAGGTAAGACGATCGATTGCTCCAACAGCATCATAATCATGACCTCCAACCTGGGTGCTCAATACATCCAACAACAACCGGGCTCTAAAGTGCAAGAAGCCACAAAGGGCCTAGTAATGGCTGCTGTGAAACAACACTTCAGACCAGAGTTCTTGAACAGAATTGCAGCAATCACAGTATTCAACAAACTATCAAGAAAGGCTATTCACAAGATTGTCGATATTCGTTTAGATGAACTCCAAAAGAGATTCGAAGAAAACGACAAGCATTATAAGCTGGAGTTAACCGACGAAGCCAAAGATTTCCTTACGAGATTCGGATACTCCGATGATATGGGTGCTAGACCATTGAACAGATTGATCCAAAACGAAATCCTGAACAAACTAGCAATTAGAATCCtaagaaaagaaatcaaGGATAAAGAGACTGTCAAGGTAGTGTTGAACAAGACTGAGAATGCATCCAATGATATTGTTGAGAGTCTGGATGTGTTGCCAAACCACGAAGCAACGATAACCGATGGTTTAGATTTCGGTGAGATGGATGATATTGAGATGGATGTTGAACCAAGCATAGACTTGGACTAGCGAACAACAACAACTGTGAATACACttgtataaatatatagataaataGATTAACAAAGAAATTCATTGGAAAATGAACTTATTAGCGTTTGTATTGTCTAGCATGTCGTCGATAaacattgaatatatatggGCTGTAAATCGTTGCCATAATAAAACCAAGAAAGTCACCACTCATAGTTTGAGAGTGATTCCCTTGCCGTCTTAACGGTGAACGGAGACCGAGGGAGGGAGGGACAATCATGAACtaactttaatttatcactTATTCCTTGGGAAATCACACCACACGTGTAAGAGATCGCTGCACACGAACAaagattatataaatagtgGCGGTAGTGGTTAGTGGTAGTGGCGGTGGTGGCAGACACAGAGGCCTAATTAGGTAATATGCCGCTTTGGGACTATTTATTGGAGACAGACGAAACAGAGCACCGACAGCCCGCTGACGCACTGTGAGTTTCTTGACTCAATTGCAGAGACAGGACAGCGGGTGTGTGTGGGACGTGCCTGTTCCGTGGCTGGCGAACAGTTCTGCGAATCCTTGTCACGCATGCACTTCGTATAGCTTCCTTTTTGGTTTTTCTCGGTCGCAGCGTCACACCACTTGTCGCGCGGAGAGTGACTCGACCGCATCTGGCCAGACGCGGAACCAGAACCGGCGTGCAGTGTGTACCACTTGTTTTTGTGTAAACTAAAAGACAATTACACAAAAACAATTGCGAACGAAGAACCGTTTGGCGGCGGCTCTTCTTGCGCTTGTGCGGACACAACACTGTATTCGCgtattatttaaatgttcGGCGGCTAAAACTACTCCTGCGGCACCGCGCTTGTGCTTGTGTTTCTGCGTGTGTCACCGTGGTAACGGATTGTCaatcattttcaaagatCTGAATGGCATAGCGGTAACGGTTGAAGAATGGCGAGGTGTCAGTGCTTAGTCTCATGATTTACCGTCTGTTTGGTTTACGTGTTTTGTATGATGCTCTATATAGGTTgtcaatttaaataaaacaaaattgaTTACCGTCCATAATTTAACAATGccacaaaaacaaaaaatggtaaatcttttttttttaactattttttaataactttaGTTTAGTGAATTTAGATCTATATAAGGAGGTATTATTTCGATTTTTTGAGGTTCTTTCCTGGTCTCCTTCTTATTCTCTTTCCCGTTTACCTTATAACTTGCGGTTTACTCTATTTTATTCTCCCTTTATCTGTTTTCATcttgttgttgttattgtcgttaatatattcaactGTCCAAGAAAACAAACTAGATAACAGCttctttttccttttttttCTCAAGAAAACAATTCTATTTTATAGCAAAATCATTAGCCGCCAAAGTAGTTTACTTTATACCTatcaaaacattttttttcttttttcatttcatCGCAAATCGGAATTTCAAGCAGccaaaaaaacaacaacattATATACCACACCATATTGTGTCATTTTCGCACCCTGTTTATTGGTTATTAGTATTCAttcaaacaattttttgattatctTTCCCGTTATAAGTAATTGAAATGGAGAGTTTAGGAATCACAAGAAGtgattcaaatattatcgAAAATAAATGTAGGAAGAATTCAAGATGTATTAATGAATCACAAactcaaaaaaaatataaatgacGACGCTAAAGAGGTCAAAGAAGATGGAGAGGTAGTAGCAGCAAcaacagaagaagaagaggaagaggagaaggaagaagaggaagaagatgaaagaGGAGAAGTGCGTGAAAGTGCCAATAGTTTCAGAGGAAGACCTTCATCTTGTATATTTGTTGCAAGTTTGGCCGCAACGTTAACGGATGACGAATTATGTATTTCTGTCACagaaaatttcaagaaatttGGCGAATTAGCAAGAGTAAAAGTCTTGAGAGATCCATCAAATAGACCATATGCATTTGTTCAATATACAAATGACAAAGATGCTAAGAAAGCTTTAAAGAAAGCACAGGGGACTAGTTTAAATGGAAGGTTATTAAGGTGTGAACCTGCAAAAGTTAATAGAACTTTATTTATAACACAtccaattaaaaaaatatcttcaattgataTCCAAAGATTATGTGAAAAATTTGGCGAATTAGAATTGGTGGTACCAAATAGAGAAAATAACCAATATATCAAGAGATATAGTTATCCACTTTCAAATAGCAACTCTTGGTTTGTTCAATTTGCATATAGAGATGATGCAATTAGAGCTTTCGCAAACTTTAGGGGCGATAATTATGGTTCCAACAATACTCACCATCACAATCAAAATAACCAGAACAACAATCATATTAACCTCAACAGTTTAGGAACTCCATCTTTTAAAACTTCAGATGGTTatgaagataatgattcaaacgaaaatttgaataactTTTGGGAAGTTGATTGGGTGCAAAATATTTCCGTACCAAAACATTTTAATCtgttaattaaaaatgataaagaaactCCAACAAATgttaaagttaaaaatatattattgaaatcaaaggattcaaaaattgatttaacCACTACTTCTTCAATTCgtaaaaacaaatatacaGCAAGATCTCAATACTCTtcagaaaatgataatggcgagataatttataattcaGAGACTGATTCTGAAG of Tetrapisispora phaffii CBS 4417 chromosome 6, complete genome contains these proteins:
- the FRA1 gene encoding aminopeptidase P (similar to Saccharomyces cerevisiae YLL029W; ancestral locus Anc_4.29) is translated as MASVSHNTSRISMLGRPPNLKGSSFRSCDNCNCSPGLLSRNNKRSSLLFRKFENTLSRQRSSSINFNVKGSNASVYSSDALCKTSKEINTSERLASLRKQMTKFGLCCYIVPTEDEHQSEYVSEKDERRSFISGFSGSAGIACVTRDLLNFNDKTDPIGKSILSTDGRYFNQALQELDFNWSLLRQGEDKLTWEDWCITEAIEMLKGLGVNNTDKKPLKIGIDPKLITYKESLTFEKKIRKFLVDNGIITEEKAAEEANKFVQLVGVEENLIDLVWGDFEEVPNMPTNDLILLSEDYHGESFASKRSRLLENLRENHHLSESKDDKKSVKNYYVTVALDEIAWLLNLRGSDIKYNPVFFSYLLISDSDDETVLFSNAKYDDNISKYLKDNNITVQKYEEFWSSINDLATSAAESSHFIIPDNSSWNLVRSVENKNKMIHSPINVMKSVKNATEINNAHKAQTKDALCLIQFFAWLEDRLVNHETLISEYEAAEKLEQIRKVQKNFIGNSFETISSSGANAAVIHYSPTAESSAMINPSKIYLCDAGSQFLEGTTDITRTMHLTEPTQEETTNYTLVLKGNLALERAVFPEGTNGYQLDCIARQFLWERGLDYRHGTGHGIGATLNVHEGPIGIQLKPHLVDFPLAAGNIISNEPGYYKDGEYGIRIENDILVKETEPSMRFGDKKFFCFENMTLVPYCRKLIDVSLLDPVELKQVNDYNRKIWDSLVNYLQPQSITFKYLKRETSPL
- the TPHA0F00330 gene encoding MFS transporter (similar to Saccharomyces cerevisiae TPO1 (YLL028W); ancestral locus Anc_4.30) codes for the protein MATSSVSTDKEGIDTVFTGSSSSRSVVEDIQAFDMENGAAVKEGEDGNAGFPDIALTRKDSIASAAQSKVGSNRQLSRILTGSNPVGVDDEDNDISEPDYTDVPAMGGDRPYPPPLPKQDLFEVTFDGPDDPIHPFNWPLRKKVILCVILCLDCIAISMGSSIFGNGIAQLREEYGIATVVGILGVTLYVLGFAASPVIYAPLSEIYGRKGVIIISAFGFSIFQFAVATAENLQTIFICRFFGGLIGAAPMAVVPAAFADMFDNNMRGKAISLFSLGVFVGPVLGPVIGSYIVQHTTWRWLEYVIGCFSALIFVLICIFMEETHHPTILVNKAIMMRKKTNNWGIHAAHETVELSIRDIVQNTITRPIIMLATEPVLLIITIYNSFVYGILYLMLEAYPIVFVEGYGFLVNGELPYIALIVGILICTVFLWKFEEYYLKKCREAGGLVPEIRLYPIIYSGVVFAIGILWFCWTGYYPKKIHFMVPTVAGAFIGFGLFGIFLPCLNYIIESYLFVAASAVAANTFLRSGFGAVFPLFTNYMFHGMGVGWAGLLLGLFAFAMVPVPIFLVKYGKRIRVKSKYAYSG
- the HSP104 gene encoding chaperone ATPase HSP104 (similar to Saccharomyces cerevisiae HSP104 (YLL026W); ancestral locus Anc_4.32); translated protein: MNDEMQFTERALNVLTIGQKLATDHQHAQLQPIHILAAFIETPEDGSTPYLQNLIEKARYDYSNFKKIVNRTLVKVPQQHPAPAQITPSYALGQVLQDAAKIQKQQKDSFIAQDHILFALLNDASIKQLFKEAQIETEAVKQQALELRGNQRIDSRGADTNTPLEYLTKYAIDMTEEARLGKLDPVIGREEEIRGTIRVLARRIKSNPCLIGEPGIGKTAIIEGVAQRIIDDDVPTILQNSKLFSLDLAALTAGAKYKGEFEERLKGVIKEIEDSKVSIILFIDEIHMLMGNGKDDAANILKPALSRSGLKVIGATTNNEYRSIIEKDGAFERRFQKIEVSEPTTRQTVAILRGLQQKYEIHHGVRILDSALVTASQLAKRYLPYRRLPDSALDLVDISCAGVAVARDSKPEELDSKERQLQLLQVEIQALERDKDADSTTKERLQKAKQGEASLIEELEPLRKRYEEERHGHQELTDAKKKLEELENKALDAERRNDTGTVADLRYFAIPDIQKHIQELEDQVADEQSRAGANSMVQNVVDSDTIAETAARLTGIPVKKLTESENEKLIHMEKDLSSQVVGQLEAVKAVSNAVRLTRSGLANPRQPASFLFLGLSGSGKTELAKKIAGFLFNDEDMIIRVDCSELSEKHSVSKLLGTTAGYVGFEEGGFLTNQLQYKPYSVILFDEVEKAHPDVLTVLLQMLDDGRITSGQGKTIDCSNSIIIMTSNLGAQYIQQQPGSKVQEATKGLVMAAVKQHFRPEFLNRIAAITVFNKLSRKAIHKIVDIRLDELQKRFEENDKHYKLELTDEAKDFLTRFGYSDDMGARPLNRLIQNEILNKLAIRILRKEIKDKETVKVVLNKTENASNDIVESLDVLPNHEATITDGLDFGEMDDIEMDVEPSIDLD